From the Clostridiales bacterium FE2011 genome, one window contains:
- a CDS encoding thiamine diphosphokinase has product MQRCVIVGGAGIREYQRIRESLRGDDWFVYCDGGLKHVQELGREPNLIVGDFDSHEQPETDTETIVLPCEKDDTDTVYAVKEAVRRGFQDFLLIGVTGERFDHTFGNISLLLYLDSLGIPACILDDYSEMSIISRETEEVKEDCSWFSLLNISGTAKGITIRGAKYPLTDGEITSEYQYGISNEVLPGETARVSVREGRLLLVKVFGQK; this is encoded by the coding sequence GTGCAGAGATGTGTGATTGTGGGCGGGGCAGGGATTCGTGAATATCAGCGTATCCGGGAAAGCCTGCGCGGGGATGACTGGTTTGTATACTGTGACGGCGGACTGAAACATGTTCAGGAGCTCGGCCGGGAACCGAACCTGATCGTAGGGGATTTTGATTCCCATGAGCAGCCGGAAACGGATACGGAAACCATTGTCCTGCCCTGTGAGAAGGATGATACGGATACAGTCTACGCGGTGAAGGAAGCCGTCAGGCGAGGCTTCCAGGATTTCCTGCTGATCGGTGTGACCGGTGAAAGATTCGACCACACCTTCGGCAACATCTCGCTGCTGCTTTACCTGGATTCCCTGGGCATTCCGGCCTGTATCCTGGATGATTATTCCGAAATGAGCATCATCTCCCGGGAAACGGAGGAAGTGAAAGAAGACTGTTCCTGGTTCTCCCTGCTGAATATCAGCGGAACCGCGAAAGGAATCACGATCCGGGGAGCAAAGTATCCGCTGACAGACGGAGAAATCACCAGCGAGTATCAGTACGGCATCAGCAATGAGGTGCTCCCGGGAGAAACGGCCCGTGTATCTGTCCGGGAAGGCCGTCTCCTGCTGGTGAAGGTATTCGGGCAGAAGTGA
- a CDS encoding energy-coupled thiamine transporter ThiT, which translates to MNKNLTRKLTESAIMIALGTVLSLLKIDLPFGGGVTIASMLPVVLISHRWGWKWGVPTAFVYSAIQLLLGLDNVGYAANFIMAVGVILLDYIIAYTAIGFSGLFDTVLGKTRKSLAVGIVVTFVLRFICHLISGAWIWGVWMPESFMNMTMTNPWIYSFLYNGWYMLAELVVTMVIAMLIYQPLARFIRREDIR; encoded by the coding sequence ATGAATAAAAACCTGACCCGCAAACTGACCGAAAGCGCCATTATGATCGCGCTGGGAACCGTACTGAGCCTTCTGAAGATTGACCTGCCCTTCGGCGGCGGCGTTACCATCGCCAGCATGCTGCCCGTTGTACTGATCAGCCATCGCTGGGGCTGGAAGTGGGGCGTTCCCACCGCTTTTGTTTACAGTGCAATCCAGCTCCTGCTCGGCCTGGACAACGTCGGATATGCTGCCAACTTTATTATGGCCGTCGGCGTTATCCTGCTGGACTATATCATTGCCTACACCGCCATCGGCTTTTCCGGCCTCTTCGACACCGTTCTTGGCAAGACCCGCAAGAGCCTGGCCGTTGGCATCGTTGTTACCTTCGTGCTTCGGTTCATCTGCCACCTGATCAGCGGCGCCTGGATCTGGGGTGTGTGGATGCCGGAATCCTTCATGAACATGACCATGACCAATCCCTGGATTTATTCCTTCCTGTATAACGGCTGGTATATGCTGGCAGAGCTTGTGGTAACCATGGTCATCGCCATGCTGATCTATCAGCCCCTGGCCAGGTTTATTCGTCGGGAAGACATCCGCTGA
- a CDS encoding LacI family DNA-binding transcriptional regulator, with amino-acid sequence MVRLKDIAEVCGVSVATVSRALNGLTSDSRERTAFICQTAKDMGYYPNAAARTLKTSKSNNIGIIYEDRMNHEYFSSLFDELRLEAERNGYDLTFIGRGGFAESNYYEHARQRSMDGVIVVQADFESAGIIRLATSSIPTVIVDHTYEGVDCVTSDNRRSMEQIVRHIYARGHRKIAFIQGEKGAVSRERLAGFYKICAELGIRVPVEYVREGHFHNSADCAAYIQELLQQKDKPTCVLCPDDYSCLGALWLLEAQGIKVPQDISLVGYDGILMSQMITPRLTTYCQDTPRIAKEVFSLLIDAIEFPDSHMPKQVTVSGKLIEGETV; translated from the coding sequence ATGGTCAGATTGAAGGATATAGCGGAGGTGTGCGGTGTATCCGTCGCAACGGTCTCCCGTGCTCTGAATGGTTTAACTAGCGACAGCAGGGAGAGGACCGCATTCATCTGCCAGACGGCCAAGGATATGGGATATTATCCGAATGCCGCTGCCAGAACGCTGAAGACCAGCAAATCCAACAACATCGGCATCATCTATGAAGACCGGATGAATCATGAATATTTCAGTTCGCTTTTCGACGAGCTTCGCCTGGAAGCTGAACGCAACGGTTACGACCTTACCTTCATCGGCCGGGGCGGTTTCGCTGAAAGCAACTACTACGAGCACGCCCGGCAGCGGAGCATGGACGGTGTCATCGTGGTTCAGGCTGATTTTGAATCCGCCGGCATCATCCGTCTGGCTACCAGCAGTATTCCCACCGTCATCGTGGATCATACCTACGAAGGTGTGGACTGCGTCACCAGTGATAACCGCAGGAGTATGGAACAGATTGTCCGTCATATCTATGCCCGCGGTCATCGCAAAATTGCCTTCATCCAGGGTGAAAAAGGTGCGGTCAGCCGTGAACGCCTTGCAGGATTCTACAAGATCTGTGCAGAATTGGGTATTCGTGTTCCCGTGGAATATGTCCGTGAGGGACACTTCCATAATTCCGCAGACTGCGCCGCTTATATTCAGGAGCTGCTTCAGCAGAAAGATAAACCCACCTGCGTTCTCTGCCCCGATGACTACAGCTGTCTCGGTGCCCTGTGGCTGTTGGAAGCCCAGGGAATCAAGGTGCCCCAGGATATCAGCCTGGTCGGCTATGACGGCATTCTCATGAGCCAGATGATTACGCCGCGGCTGACCACCTACTGCCAGGACACCCCGCGGATTGCCAAGGAA